The Lagopus muta isolate bLagMut1 chromosome 4, bLagMut1 primary, whole genome shotgun sequence genome has a window encoding:
- the LOC125692577 gene encoding melanopsin-like has translation MDVKAGTQPHSVTKSEIPDHVLYTIGTCVLVIGSIGIIGNLLVLYAFYSNKKLRTPQNFFIMNLAVSDFLMSASQAPICFINSLHREWILGDIGCDLYAFCGALFGITSMMTLLAISVDRYLVITKPLRSIQWSSKKRTMQIIAAVWLYSLGWSVAPLLGWSSYVPEGLMISCTWDYVTYSPANRSYTMILCCCVFFIPLIIIFHCYLFMFLAIRSTGRDVQKLGSCSRKSFLSQSMKNEWKLAKIAFVVIIVYVLSWSPYACVTLIAWAGRGNTLTPYSKSVPAVIAKASAIYNPIIYAIIHPRYRKTIHNAVPCLRFLIRVSKNDLLRGSINESSFRTSLSSHQSVSGRTKNACVSSVSTGEANWSDVELDPVEPAHAKLQPRRSHSFSASLRQEKRDLLPETYSCSEENEGKVSLSSSCLEKVLGPSAFLSSPVALVTSSLRAASLPVGLNSSSISREAGSDTSQMETQESHNNGGLDSIVCNTVPRIIIIPTSETNLFQEEPEEEETELFHFRDKKNNLLDLEGLSSSTEFLEAVEKFLS, from the exons ATG GATGTGAAGGCGGGCACCCAGCCACACTCTGTGACCAAGTCAGAGATCCCAGACCATGTTCTTTACACGATAGGGACGTGTGTTCTTGTGATCGGCTCCATCGGCATCATAGGAAACCTCCTAGTTCTCTATGCTTTCTACAG CAACAAGAAGTTGAGGACACCCCAGAACTTCTTTATAATGAACTTGGCTGTGAGCGACTTCTTGATGTCAGCTTCTCAGGCCCCCATATGCTTTATCAACAGCTTGCACAGAGAGTGGATCCTCGGAGATATAG GTTGTGACTTGTACGCTTTCTGTGGGGCGCTCTTTGGAATAACCTCGATGATGACTCTGCTAGCTATTTCTGTTGACCGCTACTTGGTGATCACCAAGCCCCTGCGCTCCATCCAGTGGTCCTCCAAGAAGCGCACCATGCAGATCATTGCCGCTGTGTGGCTGTACTCGCTGGGGTGGAGCGTGGCCCCACTCCTTGGGTGGA GTTCCTACGTGCCTGAGGGCTTGATGATATCCTGTACATGGGACTATGTAACCTACTCCCCTGCAAACAGAAGTTACACCATGATTTTAtgctgctgtgtattttttattcCACTGATAATAATATTCCattgctatttatttatgttcttGGCCATAAGAAGTACTGGCAG AGATGTCCAAAAGCTTGGGTCCTGCAGCCGCAAATCCTTCCTCTCTCAGTCCATGAAGAATGAATGGAAACTGGCAAAAATTGCATTTGTGGTCATCATTGTGTATGTCTTATCCTGGTCTCCATATGCTTGCGTCACTTTGATTGCCTGGGCAGG cCGAGGAAACACTCTGACGCCGTATTCCAAATCTGTGCCAGCCGTTATTGCTAAAGCCTCTGCAATCTACAACCCCATCATATACGCAATAATTCACCCGAGATACAG gaaaaccATCCACAATGCTGTTCCCTGCCTGAGGTTCCTAATACGAGTATCAAAGAATGATCTCCTGAGGGGGTCCATAAATGAATCATCATTCAGGACCTCTCTCTCCAGCCACCAGTCTGTTTCAGGAAGGACCAAGAATGCTTGTGTTTCATCAGTTTCCACTGGAGAAGCT AATTGGAGCGACGTAGAGCTTGACCCGGTAGAGCCAGCTCATGCGAAACTGCAGCCTCGCCGAAGTCATTCCTTCTCAGCAAGCCTAAGACAGGAGAAGAGAGACCTGCTTCCAGAGACCTATAGCTGCAGTGAAGAAAACGAAGgaaag GTTTCGCTGTCATCCAGCTGCCTGGAGAAGGTTCTGGGGCCGTCAGCCTTCCTCAGCTCCCCCGTAGCACTTGTGACCAGCTCCCTCCGAGCAGCCTCTCTGCCTGTCGGtttgaacagcagcagcatcagccGAGAAGCAGGCTCAGACACCTCGCAGATGGAAACTCAAGAAAGTCATAATAATGGAGGCTTGGACTCTATTGTTTGCAATACAGTCCCTCGAATCATTATCATTCCTACCTCAGAGACAAACCTATTTCAAGAGGAACCTGAAGAGGAAGAGACTGAATTATTCCACTTCCGTGACAAAAAGAACAATCTGCTGGATTTGGAAGGGCTTAGTTCATCTACAGAGTTCCTCGAAGCTGTTGAGAAATTTCTATCATAA
- the LOC125691963 gene encoding uncharacterized protein LOC125691963 → MFIKDSVPEKQGGFILGRMVRMQSGLLQQGSMEAREQLRHQRNYAVCECRGAEGPGERGERGAPSGWSRKPGVGRRTRLLRSGARRWAVRRRASFAAPIARSSWRHGVDESGSTASTVVGVQGPGARSLRLLRWPLGGPVSLSRLCDLQVAVQSTTSRKATSPALAELVEEPRGTGPSRERPAAALKESPSTVTGVPPHQRRSASGWTRLSKDCLLFSYCFCSRGASPMPLGREIPQTQPAVWKRLAAAALPVLVPLSLSKWPVAHKAITVALPEGEAAI, encoded by the exons ATGTTCATTAAAGACTCCGTTCCTGAAAAACAGGGGGGCTTCATCCTCGGTCGAAT GGTGAGAATGCAGTCGGGGCTCTTGCAGCAAGGATCGATGGAAGCTCGTGAGCAGCTCCGACACCAGAGAAACTACGCAGTCTGTGAGTGTCGGGG CGCAGAGGGACCCGGAGAGCGAGGCGAGCGCGGAGCGCCCTCGGGATGGAGTCGTAAGCCGGGCGTCGGAAGACGGACTCGGCTCTTGCGGTCGGGGGCGCGCAGGTGGGCTGTGCGGCGTCGCGCTTCCTTCGCAGCCCCGATAGCGCGCTCCTCGTGGAGGCACGGGGTTGACGAATCGGGAAGCACGGCGAGCACAGTCGTGGGAGTTCAGGGTCCGGGTGCCAGATCGCTGCGTCTTCTCCGGTGGCCTCTCGGGGGCCCTGTATCCCTGAGCCGTCTCTGTGATTTGCAGGTTGCGGTGCAGTCGACGACGTCGAGGAAGGCCACCAGCCCTGCCCTCGCGGAACTCGTTGAAGAGCCGCGAGGCACGGGACCGAGCAGGGAGCGACCGGCGGCCGCCCTGAAGGAGAG cccAAGTACGGTAACGGGCGTCCCGCCACATCAGCGTCGCAGCGCCTCCGGTTGGACGAGGCTGTCAA AAGACTGTTTGCTGTTCTCTTATTGTTTCTGCTCGAGGGGAGCGAGTCCTATGCCTCTAGGACGGGAAATACCCCAGACCCAGCCTGCGGTTTGGAAGCGgctcgctgctgctgctctgccgGTTCTAG TGCCCCTCAGTCTCTCGAAATGGCCTGTAGCACATAAAGCCATAACAGTTGCGCTGCCAGAGGGTGAAGCTGCCATTTAA